Within the Maribacter sp. BPC-D8 genome, the region GAAGCTGGATGTTTTTGGAGTGTTAATTGTAGCATTTGTAACTGCAGTGGGCGGCGGAACCTTGCGTGATATTCTAATAGGTAGTAAACCTGTAGGATGGTTGCATGCACCAATGCATCTATTGATAATCGTTGCAACAGTCATATTGGTAATCATCTTTATGAATAGAATGAAATATGTTTTAAAAACTTTGTTTTTATTTGATGCTATTGGAATTGGGTTGTACACTATGGTAGGTATAGAGAAAGGTTTAGCGGCAGACTTGTCACCTATTATGTGTATAGTTCTAGGAACTATTACTGCTTGTTTTGGAGGAGTTATTCGTGATATATTATGCAATGAGATTCCTGTAATTTTTAACAAAGAAATTTACGCTACGGTATGTATAACTGGTGGATTGGTCTATTTTCTTTTAATTCAATTCCCTATTGATAACACTATTGCTTATTCTATGGCTATTGTCACCATAATAATTGTTAGAATTCTTGCAGTACGTTTTAAAATTTCGCTACCAAATATCTATCGTCAAGAAATGTGATTTTTTTACAATATTTAGCGAAGCTAAATAATCGTAATTCAGCCAAAAGCCAAAAGCCAAAAGCCAAAAGCCAAAAGCCAAAAGCCAAAAGCCAAAAGCCAAAAGCCAAAAGCCAAAAGCCAAAAGCCAAAAGCCAAAAGCCAAAAGCCAAAAGCCAAAAGCCAAAAGCTATTATTTTAGTACTTCAGCCTTTTCAATGTAGATATTCTGCAAAGGCCAATCTCCTTTTTCAACAGGTACGTTGTTAATTTTGTCAACGACATCCATGCCTTCTATAATTCTACCGAATGGCGTGTATTCATTATCTAAATGATATGAGCCAGGATCGGTTACGACTATAAAAAATTCGAAAGGAGATGCTAGCATATGAGGGTTATCCATTTCGCTACTAGGCATAGAAACGGTACCTCTGTGGTGCTTATGTCCTTTTCGAGTATCTGGTGGTAATA harbors:
- a CDS encoding trimeric intracellular cation channel family protein, which translates into the protein MFYFIIDILGTIAFAISGVLVAMDKKLDVFGVLIVAFVTAVGGGTLRDILIGSKPVGWLHAPMHLLIIVATVILVIIFMNRMKYVLKTLFLFDAIGIGLYTMVGIEKGLAADLSPIMCIVLGTITACFGGVIRDILCNEIPVIFNKEIYATVCITGGLVYFLLIQFPIDNTIAYSMAIVTIIIVRILAVRFKISLPNIYRQEM